Proteins encoded by one window of Gordonia jinghuaiqii:
- a CDS encoding inorganic diphosphatase translates to MEFDVTIEIPKGGRNKYEVDHETGKVYLDRYLYTSMGYPADYGYIDGTLGEDGDPLDAMVLLPESVFPGIIVRARIVGMYTMSDEAGGDDKLLCVPAGDVRWDHIKDITDVSEYELGPISHFFEHYKDLEPGKEVQPGGWVGRSEAEKIAQEAIDRLAQHPDAANEPSRG, encoded by the coding sequence GTGGAATTCGATGTGACCATCGAGATCCCCAAGGGTGGCCGAAACAAGTATGAGGTCGACCACGAGACGGGGAAGGTCTACCTCGACCGCTACCTGTACACCTCGATGGGATACCCGGCCGACTACGGCTACATCGACGGCACCCTCGGTGAGGACGGCGACCCGCTCGACGCGATGGTCCTGCTCCCCGAGTCGGTGTTCCCCGGCATCATCGTGCGGGCCCGCATCGTCGGGATGTACACCATGAGCGACGAGGCCGGCGGCGACGACAAGCTGCTGTGCGTGCCGGCCGGTGACGTGCGCTGGGACCACATCAAGGACATCACCGACGTGTCCGAGTACGAGCTCGGCCCGATCTCACACTTCTTCGAGCACTACAAGGACCTCGAGCCCGGCAAGGAGGTCCAGCCCGGCGGTTGGGTCGGCCGGTCCGAGGCCGAGAAGATCGCCCAGGAGGCCATCGACCGCCTGGCCCAGCACCCCGACGCGGCCAACGAGCCCTCGCGCGGCTGA
- the dacB gene encoding D-alanyl-D-alanine carboxypeptidase/D-alanyl-D-alanine endopeptidase: MILALASTAAVVVALRVDRDPALPPGIPPQPAAIAVDPLIDPVAATAPAPTPTGVIRAITPALRDPALGELTGMITDSLTGQVLWTRNPQRPRIPASNAKVLSAAAFLDAMPHDQRLTTTVIAGADGQVILRGAGDPTLSAQPADADTFYTDPARIADLADQIRRTELPVTSVAVDLGAFSGPTMDSTWDRRDITGGDIAPIESLMIDGARLEPLDEYSPRSPTPGIMAGEALAAALGVDGPVTETTAPTGDRVIAEVESAPLVTRVNDMLRHSDNVLAESLAVELSVYRGGPPTHAGGVDAVEQVLSSMFPEQWPGTTLRDASGISYANRTTPALLDAVMTAASGPGKPALRPMLDGLPIAAGTGTLADRFGATNPGAGWVRAKTGTLTGVSSLTGIVQTIDGRVLSFALMSGGTSPADARPALDAVVGQLRECGCR; this comes from the coding sequence GTGATCCTGGCGCTGGCCTCGACCGCCGCGGTCGTCGTCGCCCTACGGGTGGACCGCGACCCCGCACTGCCGCCGGGAATCCCGCCGCAGCCCGCCGCGATCGCCGTCGACCCGCTGATCGACCCGGTGGCCGCCACCGCACCTGCGCCGACCCCGACCGGGGTGATCCGCGCCATCACGCCCGCCCTGCGCGATCCCGCGCTGGGGGAGCTGACCGGAATGATCACCGATTCGCTGACCGGCCAGGTCCTGTGGACGCGCAACCCGCAACGGCCACGCATCCCGGCGTCGAACGCCAAGGTCCTCTCCGCCGCGGCCTTCCTCGATGCGATGCCGCACGACCAGCGACTGACGACGACGGTGATCGCCGGTGCCGACGGACAGGTGATCCTGCGGGGCGCGGGCGATCCGACGCTGTCGGCGCAACCCGCCGACGCCGACACTTTCTACACCGACCCCGCCCGCATCGCCGACCTCGCCGACCAGATCAGGCGGACCGAGCTCCCGGTGACGTCGGTGGCGGTGGATCTGGGTGCCTTCTCCGGGCCGACGATGGACAGCACCTGGGATCGGCGCGACATCACCGGCGGCGACATCGCCCCCATCGAATCGTTGATGATCGACGGCGCCCGCCTCGAACCGCTCGACGAATACTCGCCGCGCAGTCCGACGCCGGGCATCATGGCCGGTGAGGCGCTCGCCGCCGCCCTCGGCGTCGACGGGCCGGTCACCGAGACGACCGCTCCCACCGGCGACCGCGTCATCGCCGAAGTCGAGTCCGCACCCCTGGTCACCAGGGTCAACGACATGTTGCGCCACAGCGACAACGTGCTGGCCGAGTCGCTCGCCGTCGAACTGTCGGTGTACCGCGGTGGTCCGCCGACCCACGCGGGCGGGGTCGATGCCGTCGAGCAGGTGTTGTCCTCGATGTTCCCCGAGCAGTGGCCCGGCACCACCCTGCGCGACGCCTCGGGTATCTCCTACGCCAACCGCACCACACCCGCGCTGCTCGACGCGGTCATGACGGCGGCCAGCGGACCGGGCAAACCCGCCCTGCGGCCGATGCTCGACGGGCTGCCGATCGCGGCCGGCACCGGCACCCTGGCCGACCGGTTCGGCGCCACCAACCCCGGCGCGGGCTGGGTGCGGGCCAAGACCGGAACACTCACCGGGGTCAGTTCGTTGACGGGCATAGTCCAAACGATCGACGGCCGCGTGCTGTCGTTCGCCCTGATGTCCGGCGGCACCTCACCGGCGGACGCGAGACCCGCCCTCGACGCCGTGGTGGGTCAACTGAGAGAGTGCGGGTGCCGATGA
- a CDS encoding glycine zipper family protein, translating into MHPTSRIPLRKNPLSRIRLSAILSLAVASVTMFAATAEARPSQDLPVTYSLSHTASSVNMSVQNGEFAREDGKLVLRNLIGHEVLRIPLVYRNENRQFPIDTTISNGNATLIPSKDVSRSVELSPALVEPVRAAAQTLPQTRQQRDDEALQRMISQFSAGMTISQWVGLALGVVVGGVLGCILGAAIGCLPAIPLGASIGGIAGVVVGGGASLAVAAFHYFQTITSPFKPPRQQQQRAPR; encoded by the coding sequence GTGCACCCCACCTCGCGTATCCCCCTGCGCAAGAACCCGTTGAGCCGGATTCGCCTCAGCGCCATCCTCAGCCTGGCCGTCGCATCCGTCACCATGTTTGCAGCAACTGCTGAAGCCCGCCCCTCGCAAGACCTTCCGGTCACCTACTCGCTGTCGCACACCGCGTCGTCGGTGAACATGTCGGTGCAGAACGGCGAGTTCGCACGTGAGGACGGAAAGCTCGTCCTGCGAAATCTAATCGGCCATGAAGTACTTCGAATTCCGCTGGTCTACCGCAACGAGAATCGACAGTTCCCCATCGACACCACCATTTCGAACGGGAACGCGACCCTCATTCCGTCGAAGGACGTATCACGTTCGGTGGAACTGTCCCCCGCCCTGGTCGAACCCGTCCGCGCCGCCGCGCAAACGCTGCCGCAAACGCGTCAGCAACGCGACGATGAGGCACTGCAGCGGATGATCAGCCAGTTCAGCGCCGGCATGACGATCTCTCAGTGGGTCGGCCTCGCGCTCGGCGTCGTCGTGGGCGGTGTCCTCGGGTGCATCCTCGGAGCGGCGATCGGATGCCTGCCGGCCATCCCGCTGGGCGCTTCCATCGGAGGGATCGCCGGCGTCGTGGTCGGTGGCGGCGCGTCCCTCGCGGTCGCGGCCTTCCATTACTTCCAGACCATCACCTCGCCGTTCAAGCCCCCTCGCCAGCAACAGCAGCGCGCCCCTCGCTGA
- a CDS encoding oxygenase MpaB family protein, which translates to MAQPRSEHSGDDLTIDGPPLEGHALQRYEQFRWFCGTGLIGLFAAAYVDQGMQRDVSNATWATGRYENRPLERNMRTMAAGQLVMWGDAELNARHLDRIKTLHREVKGIGRDGKHYSAYSPRAWNLVYLSMFLLYRNSYTPITGDPLGERDNEIFYRLMWDKMGSLSFTGKASALPRSYAEAMAYYDDLLENDLQDTYMLEVGRRLFATPPAPDGLPAVLRPLWPAMSRVAGEVAITCGMAISRPKVREVFGFPFTRMRRIEFAVMCRILPILYRRAPKRILMTPLAYNRWQYEQLVHKLEETQLESFRPDPELTPQHVSLEGG; encoded by the coding sequence ATGGCGCAACCACGGTCTGAACACTCGGGTGACGACCTCACCATCGACGGTCCGCCGCTCGAAGGTCACGCCCTGCAGCGCTACGAGCAGTTCCGCTGGTTCTGCGGGACCGGCCTGATCGGACTGTTCGCCGCGGCCTATGTCGATCAGGGCATGCAGCGCGACGTCTCCAACGCGACGTGGGCCACCGGCAGGTACGAGAACAGACCGCTGGAACGCAACATGCGCACGATGGCGGCGGGTCAGCTCGTGATGTGGGGGGATGCGGAGCTCAACGCCCGGCACCTCGACCGCATCAAGACGTTGCACCGCGAGGTCAAGGGCATCGGGCGAGACGGCAAGCACTACAGCGCATACTCACCCCGCGCCTGGAACCTGGTCTATCTCAGCATGTTTCTCCTCTACCGCAATTCGTACACGCCGATCACCGGTGACCCGCTCGGCGAGCGGGACAACGAGATCTTCTATCGCCTCATGTGGGACAAGATGGGCTCGTTGTCGTTCACAGGGAAGGCGTCGGCGCTGCCGCGCTCGTACGCCGAGGCGATGGCCTACTACGACGACCTGCTCGAGAACGACCTGCAGGACACGTACATGTTGGAGGTCGGACGCAGGCTGTTCGCCACCCCTCCTGCGCCAGATGGGTTGCCCGCCGTACTTCGTCCACTGTGGCCGGCAATGTCCCGGGTCGCCGGTGAGGTGGCGATCACCTGCGGCATGGCCATCAGCCGGCCGAAGGTCCGTGAGGTCTTCGGGTTCCCGTTCACTCGGATGCGGCGCATCGAGTTCGCGGTGATGTGCCGGATTCTCCCGATTCTCTATCGCCGGGCGCCCAAGCGGATTCTGATGACGCCCCTCGCATACAACCGCTGGCAGTACGAACAGCTGGTACACAAACTGGAGGAAACCCAACTCGAGTCGTTCCGTCCCGATCCCGAACTCACGCCGCAGCATGTCTCGCTCGAGGGCGGGTGA
- a CDS encoding O-succinylhomoserine sulfhydrylase, with protein MACREPAVEAIVSPELPEGLSLDTIAVRGGLARSGFHETAEALYLTSGYVYDSAEAAERAFTGEDERFVYSRYGNPTVEMFQERLRQLEGAEACFATASGMAAVFVALGAILKAGDRLVAARSLFGSCFVVCNEILPRWGIETEFVDGEDLEQWERALSTPADAVFFETPSNPMQSLVDVARVSELAHAAGAKVVLDNVFATPLLQRGLDLGADVIVYSGTKHIDGQGRVMGGAVLGPKDYIDGPVQQLMRHTGPALSPFNAWTLVKGLETMRLRVDASVASALRIAEFLESDPRVRWVKYPFLQSHPQYALATSQMSGGGTVVTFELNDHDGIDGKKRAFEVLNALRIVDISNNLGDSKSLITHPATTTHRAMGPEGRAAIGLSDSVVRLSVGLEGIDDLLGDLDQALG; from the coding sequence ATGGCGTGCCGAGAACCTGCCGTGGAGGCAATCGTGAGTCCTGAACTGCCCGAGGGTCTTTCGCTGGACACCATCGCGGTGCGCGGCGGTCTGGCCCGCTCGGGGTTCCATGAGACCGCCGAGGCGCTCTACCTGACCAGCGGTTACGTCTACGACTCCGCCGAGGCGGCCGAACGCGCGTTCACCGGGGAGGACGAGCGATTCGTCTACTCCCGCTACGGCAACCCGACGGTCGAGATGTTCCAGGAGCGGCTCCGTCAGCTCGAGGGCGCCGAAGCCTGTTTCGCGACCGCGAGCGGAATGGCCGCGGTGTTCGTCGCGCTCGGTGCGATCCTCAAGGCCGGCGACCGTCTCGTGGCCGCGCGCAGCCTGTTCGGTTCGTGCTTCGTGGTGTGCAACGAGATCCTGCCGCGGTGGGGCATCGAGACCGAGTTCGTCGACGGTGAGGACCTCGAGCAGTGGGAGCGTGCGCTGTCCACGCCCGCCGACGCCGTCTTCTTCGAGACCCCGTCCAACCCGATGCAGAGCCTCGTCGACGTCGCGAGGGTGTCCGAACTGGCCCATGCCGCCGGCGCGAAAGTGGTGCTGGACAACGTCTTCGCCACCCCGCTGCTGCAGCGCGGACTGGATCTGGGCGCCGACGTCATCGTGTACTCGGGCACCAAGCACATCGACGGCCAGGGGCGCGTCATGGGCGGTGCGGTCCTGGGGCCCAAGGACTACATCGACGGCCCGGTGCAGCAGCTGATGCGTCACACCGGTCCGGCGCTGAGCCCCTTCAACGCCTGGACACTGGTCAAGGGCCTCGAGACGATGCGCCTGCGCGTCGACGCCTCGGTGGCCTCGGCGCTGCGCATCGCCGAGTTCCTGGAGAGTGATCCGCGGGTGCGCTGGGTGAAATACCCGTTCCTGCAATCACATCCGCAGTACGCGCTGGCCACCTCGCAGATGTCCGGCGGCGGTACCGTGGTGACCTTCGAGCTCAACGACCACGACGGCATCGACGGCAAGAAGCGCGCCTTCGAGGTGCTCAACGCGCTGCGGATCGTCGACATCTCCAACAATCTCGGGGACTCGAAGTCGCTGATCACCCACCCGGCCACCACAACCCATCGCGCGATGGGCCCCGAGGGTCGGGCCGCGATCGGCCTCAGCGACTCGGTCGTGCGCCTGTCGGTCGGGCTCGAAGGCATCGACGACCTGCTCGGGGATCTCGATCAGGCACTGGGTTGA
- a CDS encoding zinc-dependent metalloprotease, whose protein sequence is MTRSGTDSVAGTSVAGADSAAADSTVTGVRVAEEDRRESIGSQIDWSLAASTAKRLVRPGPKTTAYTYSAAQAELADAATRAEAPVREVTGLADGLRVPATRVLDRPGWIDASSMSMRSMLGADAEEAGSSGLAARFGGLQAGGLLAFLSTAILGQYDPFTPDPETGEPGVLMVVTPNIIGVERQLKVIPSDFRLWVCLHEVTHRVQFSANPWLRDYMQDNVATLTSDAGESTTEIVTRMTKALKGSDGPREKGIIGAMQLLQSPEQYEAFQRMMVLGTLLEGHADHVMDAVGPAHVPSVARIRTAFDKRRKAPQNPVQRIIRALIGMDAKLAQYIRGKAFVDEVVATVGMERFNTIWTSPETMPRPEEIDAPQAWIQRVL, encoded by the coding sequence ATGACCAGGTCAGGAACCGACAGCGTGGCAGGAACCAGCGTGGCAGGGGCCGACAGCGCGGCCGCCGACAGCACGGTCACCGGGGTGCGGGTGGCCGAGGAGGACCGTCGCGAGAGCATCGGATCGCAGATCGACTGGTCGCTGGCCGCGTCGACCGCCAAGCGGCTCGTGCGCCCGGGCCCCAAGACCACCGCGTACACCTATTCGGCGGCACAGGCCGAACTCGCCGACGCCGCGACCCGCGCGGAGGCGCCGGTACGCGAGGTCACCGGTCTGGCCGACGGCCTGCGCGTTCCCGCCACCCGGGTCCTCGACCGTCCCGGATGGATCGACGCGTCGTCGATGTCGATGCGTTCGATGCTCGGGGCCGACGCCGAGGAGGCCGGTTCGTCCGGGCTGGCGGCCCGCTTCGGCGGACTCCAGGCCGGCGGCCTGCTAGCCTTCCTCTCCACGGCCATCCTCGGCCAGTACGATCCCTTCACCCCGGACCCCGAGACCGGCGAACCGGGTGTGCTGATGGTGGTGACACCCAACATCATCGGCGTCGAACGCCAGCTCAAGGTGATCCCGTCGGACTTCCGCCTCTGGGTGTGTCTGCACGAGGTCACCCACCGTGTGCAGTTCTCGGCCAACCCGTGGCTGCGCGACTACATGCAGGACAACGTCGCCACCCTGACCTCCGACGCCGGCGAATCCACCACCGAGATCGTCACCCGGATGACCAAGGCGCTCAAGGGGTCCGACGGGCCCCGCGAGAAGGGGATCATCGGTGCGATGCAACTGCTGCAGAGTCCCGAACAGTACGAGGCATTCCAGCGCATGATGGTGCTCGGCACCCTGCTCGAGGGCCACGCCGACCACGTCATGGACGCGGTGGGTCCCGCGCACGTGCCGTCGGTGGCGCGCATCCGCACCGCCTTCGACAAACGGCGCAAGGCCCCGCAGAATCCGGTGCAGCGCATCATCCGGGCGCTCATCGGCATGGATGCCAAGCTCGCCCAGTACATCCGGGGTAAGGCCTTCGTCGACGAGGTGGTCGCCACCGTCGGCATGGAGCGGTTCAACACGATCTGGACCTCGCCCGAGACGATGCCGCGCCCGGAAGAGATCGACGCACCGCAGGCATGGATTCAGCGGGTGTTGTGA
- a CDS encoding TetR/AcrR family transcriptional regulator has product MSSLTSSVARFVVDALNRPSEPGDAVDHAILDAALRCIGLYGIERMTMSDVARDAGVGRATVFRRFESKDELIRRAFAFELTRIGEDFADAVSVIDDPREQLVELIVEAIRVARTHPIGVRLVQDGTAVAVHRDRQIAAPQLMLLTAHIADCAERVDREVDAAAIAEVLWRFIGSVWLTPDYGLAADDPAAVRRMVHVILSPLTDAPDVRRDPHHSKTTHRSDDGATTV; this is encoded by the coding sequence ATGTCGAGTCTCACGTCGTCGGTCGCTCGCTTCGTGGTCGACGCCCTGAATCGGCCTTCGGAGCCGGGCGACGCCGTCGACCACGCAATCCTGGACGCGGCGTTGCGCTGCATCGGCCTGTACGGCATCGAGCGGATGACCATGAGCGATGTCGCGCGCGATGCCGGGGTGGGGCGTGCGACGGTGTTCCGCCGGTTCGAGTCGAAGGACGAACTGATCCGGCGGGCCTTTGCGTTCGAGCTGACGAGGATCGGTGAGGATTTCGCCGACGCCGTCAGCGTGATCGACGACCCGCGTGAGCAACTCGTCGAATTGATCGTGGAAGCGATCCGCGTTGCGCGGACCCATCCGATAGGGGTGCGGCTGGTGCAGGACGGAACGGCCGTAGCCGTGCACAGGGACCGGCAGATCGCGGCACCTCAGCTCATGCTGCTCACCGCGCACATCGCGGACTGCGCCGAGCGTGTCGACCGTGAAGTCGATGCCGCAGCGATCGCTGAGGTCCTCTGGAGGTTCATCGGAAGTGTCTGGCTGACACCGGACTACGGATTGGCGGCCGACGATCCCGCGGCTGTCCGCCGCATGGTCCACGTGATCCTCAGTCCGCTGACCGACGCACCAGATGTGCGGCGAGATCCCCACCACAGCAAGACAACCCACAGGAGTGACGATGGCGCAACCACGGTCTGA
- a CDS encoding isochorismate synthase, protein MFVLSRPHGTVRGRGVTAAFTDVDEASASLRSGAVRSLTGAIPFDVADTAALVAPEALLSTGTPLSGGAPLTRRAVSTVLHPTGEEHRERVAHAVKRIVAGDVGKVVLARSVDIVLDDAVRPAELLDALAGGNAGHNAFGVDLGAATGSGSWLLGASPEALLRKSGRTVTCHPYAGSAPRSPDPGIDRATAEELSSSAKDLAEHAFVVEHLRERLTHLCDDVQAPSTPQLESTGEMWHLATPIRATLRDRSTTALDLALLLGPTPAVCGTPSDVAAQIIREVEGDRGFYAGAVGWCDAAGDGEWMVTIRCLELAADRRSLRTWAGGGIVEHSDPQAELDETAAKLRTVLNALGIGEI, encoded by the coding sequence GTGTTCGTGTTGTCGCGCCCGCACGGGACCGTGCGGGGCCGGGGAGTGACCGCTGCGTTCACCGACGTCGACGAGGCGTCGGCATCGTTGAGGTCCGGCGCGGTGAGATCTCTGACCGGCGCGATCCCCTTCGACGTCGCCGACACCGCGGCGCTCGTGGCGCCGGAGGCGCTGCTGTCGACCGGCACTCCCCTGTCCGGCGGGGCACCGCTGACGCGTCGTGCGGTCTCGACCGTCCTGCACCCCACCGGCGAGGAGCACCGTGAGCGTGTCGCGCATGCCGTGAAGCGCATCGTCGCCGGCGACGTCGGCAAGGTGGTACTGGCACGCAGCGTCGACATCGTGCTCGACGACGCGGTACGACCCGCCGAACTGCTCGACGCACTCGCCGGCGGCAACGCCGGCCACAACGCCTTCGGTGTCGATCTCGGCGCGGCAACGGGGTCGGGATCGTGGCTGCTGGGCGCGAGTCCCGAAGCGCTGCTCCGCAAATCGGGCCGGACCGTGACCTGTCACCCGTATGCGGGGTCGGCTCCGCGATCCCCCGATCCGGGAATCGACCGCGCAACCGCCGAGGAGCTGTCCTCCTCGGCGAAGGACCTCGCCGAACACGCCTTCGTCGTCGAGCATCTGCGAGAGCGGCTGACGCATCTGTGCGACGACGTGCAGGCCCCGTCGACCCCACAGCTGGAGTCCACCGGCGAGATGTGGCATCTCGCCACCCCGATCCGCGCGACGCTGCGCGATCGGTCGACCACCGCCCTCGACCTCGCACTCCTGCTCGGACCGACGCCGGCGGTGTGCGGAACACCGAGTGATGTTGCCGCCCAGATCATCCGGGAGGTCGAGGGAGATCGCGGCTTCTACGCCGGCGCGGTGGGATGGTGCGACGCCGCAGGCGACGGCGAATGGATGGTCACCATCAGGTGCCTGGAACTCGCCGCCGATCGTCGGAGCCTGCGCACCTGGGCCGGCGGCGGCATCGTCGAACACTCCGACCCGCAAGCCGAGCTCGACGAGACCGCCGCCAAGCTACGGACCGTGCTGAATGCTCTCGGCATCGGGGAGATCTGA
- a CDS encoding aminotransferase class V-fold PLP-dependent enzyme — MTAVLSAPVSSSARVTPADTAASRGRFIPALAPVVGADVQVPLTDGRTVAYANLDYAASAPALSAVAAEVAAALGQYASVHRGAGHLSQLTTRRYEAARDTVRSFVRGRPDDTVVFTRNTTDAINLAASITPADVVVLDIEHHANLLPWCTPKDGRRRARVVTACDTIEDTLAALEAELASAPASLLAVTAASNVTGEVLPISRLASIAHRHGARILVDAAQLVAHRALSMVSHGIDYLAFSGHKAYAPFGAGVLIGRSDWFDAADPYLAGGGATLDVDVSGTRQTGTTWHTGAARHEAGSPNVLGAVSIAEACTALADLGPEAIGLHELRLCERLDAGLAAIDGVRPLRIFADSADRVGIAGFVVDGLAPRVVAEYLSDEHGIGVRDGKFCAHPLLKRLGHPGGAVRASFGAGTTSDDVDRLLDALTALAADAPTTRPELDEG; from the coding sequence ATGACCGCTGTTCTCTCAGCACCCGTTTCGTCCTCTGCTCGCGTCACGCCCGCCGACACCGCCGCTTCTCGCGGCCGGTTCATCCCGGCGCTGGCGCCGGTCGTGGGTGCCGACGTGCAGGTACCGCTCACCGACGGGCGGACCGTCGCCTACGCCAACCTCGACTACGCCGCCAGCGCACCGGCGCTTAGCGCGGTGGCGGCCGAGGTCGCCGCAGCGCTCGGCCAGTACGCCAGCGTCCATCGCGGCGCCGGTCATCTGTCGCAGCTCACCACGCGTCGCTATGAAGCGGCCCGCGACACGGTGCGGAGCTTCGTCCGCGGCCGCCCGGACGACACCGTCGTCTTCACCCGCAACACCACCGACGCGATCAATCTGGCGGCCTCCATCACCCCGGCCGACGTCGTGGTCCTCGACATCGAACACCACGCCAACCTCCTCCCGTGGTGCACGCCGAAGGACGGCCGCCGCCGCGCGCGCGTAGTCACCGCCTGCGACACCATCGAGGACACTCTCGCCGCACTGGAAGCCGAACTCGCGTCCGCGCCGGCGTCGCTGCTGGCCGTGACCGCGGCGTCGAACGTCACCGGCGAGGTCCTGCCGATCAGCAGGCTGGCCTCGATCGCGCACCGCCACGGCGCCCGCATCCTGGTCGACGCCGCGCAACTCGTCGCCCACCGGGCCCTCTCGATGGTCAGTCACGGCATCGACTACCTGGCCTTCTCCGGTCACAAGGCGTACGCGCCGTTCGGCGCCGGTGTCCTGATCGGTCGGTCGGACTGGTTCGACGCGGCCGATCCCTACCTCGCGGGCGGGGGAGCGACGCTCGACGTCGACGTGAGCGGGACCCGGCAGACGGGTACCACCTGGCACACGGGCGCGGCCCGCCACGAGGCGGGTTCGCCGAATGTGCTCGGTGCGGTGTCGATCGCCGAGGCCTGCACCGCCCTCGCCGACCTCGGACCGGAAGCGATCGGACTGCACGAGCTGCGTCTGTGCGAACGCCTCGACGCGGGGCTGGCCGCGATCGACGGCGTACGGCCGCTACGGATCTTCGCCGATTCCGCCGATCGGGTGGGGATCGCCGGCTTCGTCGTCGACGGCCTCGCCCCGCGGGTCGTCGCCGAATATCTCAGCGACGAACACGGGATCGGGGTTCGTGACGGCAAGTTCTGCGCACATCCGCTGCTCAAGCGCCTCGGCCACCCCGGGGGCGCCGTCCGCGCCAGCTTCGGCGCCGGGACCACCTCCGACGACGTCGACCGTCTCCTCGACGCGCTCACCGCACTGGCGGCTGACGCACCCACCACACGACCCGAACTCGACGAGGGATAA
- the tilS gene encoding tRNA lysidine(34) synthetase TilS, translating into MRRAVAEFAAAHLDGSQVCVGLSGGPDSLALTAAAVRSGLDVTALIVDHGLQSGSSRVAAEASEAAAALGAQTRILPVSVGRRGGLEAAAREARYAALDAARDDHPVLLAHTADDQAETVLLGLARGSGARSIAGMREWNPPWGRPFLGVRRSQTLGACTDFGLAPHHDPHNRDTRFTRVRLRAEVLPLLDDVLHGGVVEALGRTAAGLQDDNDALDEWAHRVAVGAIHADGLAVDPLREVPMAVRTRVVRRWLSGVGATEPTHRVITAVVALVAPGAGRGAQVAIGGDPATRRVVELTGNTLTVRLTAR; encoded by the coding sequence GTGAGGCGGGCGGTCGCGGAATTCGCGGCCGCTCATCTCGACGGGTCGCAGGTCTGCGTGGGACTGTCCGGCGGCCCGGACTCGCTCGCGCTGACCGCGGCCGCGGTCCGCTCCGGGCTCGACGTCACCGCGCTGATCGTCGACCACGGTCTCCAGTCGGGTTCTTCCCGGGTGGCCGCCGAGGCATCGGAGGCAGCCGCGGCGCTCGGGGCGCAGACCCGGATCCTGCCGGTGAGCGTCGGCCGGCGGGGTGGCCTCGAAGCCGCCGCGCGGGAGGCCCGGTACGCCGCGCTCGACGCCGCACGCGACGACCATCCGGTTCTGCTCGCCCACACCGCCGACGATCAGGCGGAGACGGTGCTGCTGGGATTGGCCCGCGGCTCCGGTGCCCGGTCGATCGCCGGGATGCGCGAATGGAATCCGCCGTGGGGAAGGCCGTTCCTCGGGGTCCGGCGTTCGCAGACCCTGGGTGCGTGTACCGACTTCGGTCTCGCCCCTCATCACGACCCGCACAACCGTGACACGCGCTTCACCCGGGTGCGGTTGCGGGCCGAGGTCCTGCCGCTGCTCGACGATGTGCTCCACGGCGGCGTCGTCGAGGCGCTGGGTCGTACCGCAGCCGGCCTGCAGGACGACAACGACGCTCTCGACGAGTGGGCGCATCGGGTGGCGGTCGGCGCAATCCATGCCGACGGGCTCGCGGTCGATCCGCTGCGTGAGGTGCCGATGGCCGTGCGGACACGCGTCGTCCGTCGCTGGCTGTCCGGTGTCGGCGCCACCGAACCCACGCACCGCGTGATCACCGCGGTCGTCGCGCTCGTGGCTCCGGGGGCCGGCCGGGGGGCTCAGGTCGCCATCGGAGGCGACCCCGCGACGCGCCGCGTCGTCGAACTCACCGGCAATACGCTGACGGTCCGCCTCACCGCGAGGTGA
- the hpt gene encoding hypoxanthine phosphoribosyltransferase: protein MQFADPYAADIDAVLISEERIKQRTAELAQSVASRYADIEEDLVLVGVLKGAIMFMTDFARALPIPSQMEFMAVSSYGSSTSSSGVVRILKDLDRDIEGRDVLIVEDIIDSGLTLSWLMKNLATRSPRSLEVCTLLRKPEAVRSPVRVADVGFDIPNEFVVGYGLDYAERYRDLPYIGRLKPEVYSQ, encoded by the coding sequence GTGCAGTTTGCCGACCCGTACGCCGCTGACATCGACGCCGTTCTGATCTCCGAGGAACGGATCAAACAGCGCACCGCCGAGCTAGCCCAGTCCGTCGCGTCGCGATACGCCGACATCGAAGAGGATCTGGTCCTCGTCGGGGTACTCAAGGGCGCGATCATGTTCATGACCGACTTCGCCCGTGCGCTGCCGATTCCGTCCCAGATGGAGTTCATGGCGGTCTCGAGCTACGGGTCGTCGACCTCCTCCTCGGGCGTCGTGCGCATCCTCAAGGACCTCGACCGCGACATCGAGGGCCGTGACGTCCTGATCGTCGAGGACATCATCGATTCCGGCCTCACGCTGTCGTGGCTGATGAAGAATCTCGCGACCCGTTCGCCACGCAGCCTCGAGGTGTGCACCCTGCTGCGCAAACCGGAGGCCGTGCGTTCGCCCGTGCGGGTCGCCGACGTGGGCTTCGACATCCCGAACGAGTTCGTCGTCGGCTACGGCCTGGACTACGCCGAGCGGTATCGCGACCTGCCCTACATCGGCCGGCTGAAGCCCGAGGTGTACTCGCAGTGA